Genomic DNA from Niabella ginsenosidivorans:
GAACAGGATCGTATGCGTATCGCTGCCACGAATTCCCAGCTTGTTCTCTTTAGCCGCAACAGTAACACCCGGCCAGTCTTTTTCTACAATAAAGGCATTAATGCCTTTTGCCCCTTTTGCCTTATCTGTCTGGGCCATTACAAGATATACAGAGGCACTGCTGCCATTCGTAATCCAGTTCTTGGTACCGTTAATTACATAATGGTCTCCTTTATCTTCCGCAGTTGTTTGCTGACTGGTGGCATCACTGCCCGCTTCCGGCTCACTCAGTAAAAAAGCGCCAATGTATAACTGGCCATCCTTTTTCCCCTGTGCCAGCGGTTTCAGATATTTTTGTTGCTGCGCTTCAGATCCGTATTCCTGCAACCCGTAGCATACCAGGCTGTTGTTTACGCTCATACAAACGCTCACACTGGCATCCACCTTTGAAATTTCTTCCATCGCAAGCACATAGCTGATCGTGTCCAGCCCGGCACCACCATATTCAGGCCGTACCATCATTCCCATAAAACCAAGGTCTGCCAGCTTTTCAATCTGTTCCCTGGGAAATTTTTGTTGCTCATCCCGCTCAATAACACCCGGCAAACATTCCTGTTGCGCAAAATCCCTGGCCGCTTGCCGGATCATTTGTTGTTCTTCTGACAGCTGGAAATTCATAACGGATCGTTTTATTTTCTACAAATATAAAAGACTGCATCAGTAAACGAACAACCGTTCACAAGTTTACTGCACTATAATAAAGAAATTGACAGGGAACAATTCCGGTTACAATATGCCTGGCAGTTGACTATTTTTATTTTAACCACAGCTGTTGTGCTGATGACATCCAGGTTCTTTGCCTGACCGGCTCGCCCATTCAGGCGGTCGTTGCACTCTTGAGCCGTCGTGTACAGGACATCAAGGTATAATTATCAGATACCAGTTATCAGTGGAGAGTTATGAGTTGATTAGTTGAGCGCTTCAGCTGTTTGGCCTTCCTCATAAAAAAGAAGTCTGATGAAAAAACACTCAAAAAATGAATATCCCGGATCCTGACAAGCTGTTCAATCTTATAAGAAAGAGCATTTATTTAAAAATACCTACAAATAGCGATGGTCTCTGACCGGCAATCGTAATAGCTTTATATAAATAAATATTTTTCGGCCTCATAAATTTTATCCGTTTAATTAAATCGTGACAAACCGGTTGTTGTTCATATTATTGTTTTTTGCTGCTGTTGTTTTAACGTCCTGCAACAGTAACCAAAACACTCCTGCTCAAAACAGCACTGATTCCGCTGTTATCCCCGAACCAGCCACGGAGGATACGATAAGCAACAGTACCGACACGGCTATTATCCCAAAAAATAATACAGATGGCCCTGCACGCCGTTATCATAGATTTACACGGGACGACAGCTCTAAAGTGGCTCCAACCCCTCTGATCCAACCTGCAGCAAAGGCTGATAGTGCACAAACAGGTTATGCACTGGTGTACTGTCCGGATAAAATGATCAAGAACAGTCAGAATATAATAACGGCAAGAATCACAAAAAATGAACTAAACAAAGCGATTACAGACCTGGTCACGGACCTCAGCAAACAGGAAAATGAGAATACCGGTTCTATAAAAGACAATCTTTACCAAAAACAATTGCAGGTATATAATAAAATGGAAGTGCAACTGCAATGTGATGAAAGCATTTTTACGGTTACTACTACAGGCAGTGATTCCATTCAATCCTTTGCCCCGGGCGAAAAAGAACTGGAATGGAACTGGGAACTGAAGCCCAGATCGGTAACTGGTAAAACCGTTATCTCATTTATTTTTAAAGGTATTGACCGGTATAACCAGCCCATAAAACTGGGGGAAAAAATGTTATATGTAACGGTGCAGGTGGATGTCCGGTCTTTCTGGTCTAAATGGATGGAGTTCTTATCAGACGATCCAAAATATACCATCACAGCTATTATTGTTCCACTGGTTACCTTTTTGGGCGGTTATTTTCTCAAACGCAGATCTTCCTAGCAGGCAGGGTAAGCACCCGCGGCTATTCCATAAGGACAGGGGGCTATTTCAAACTGAACAGGCTGTCTACAAACTCATGCTTATCAAATACCAGCAGGTCTTCCATTTTTTCACCTACACCAATAAACTTTACGGGAATCTTAAACTGGTCGGCAATAGCCAGCACTACGCCTCCTTTTGCCGTGCCATCCAGCTTGGTAATGGCCAGTGCGGTTACATCCGTTGCCGCTGTAAAATGTTTTGCCTGTTCCAATGCGTTTTGCCCCGTAGACCCATCCAGTACCAGCAATACTTCATGTGGGGCAAAGGGAACAAACTTTTGCAGTACGCGCTTGATCTTATTCAGTTCATCCATCAGATGCGCTTTGTTGTGCAAACGCCCGGCAGTATCTATGATCACTACATCACTGCCCCGGCTCATAGCGCTTTGAGCCGTGTCAAAAGCCACAGCAGCAGGGTCACTGCCCATTTCCTGCTTTACAATAGGCACACCTACACGTTCGCTCCAGATGGTCAGTTGGTCTACAGCCGCCGCGCGGAAAGTATCAGCGGCACCTAATAATACATTCTTACCTGCTTTTTTAAAGTTATAGGCCAGCTTACCGATGGTAGTGGTCTTGCCAACACCATTTACGCCCACCACCAATATGATATACGGTTTCGCGGGCATTTCCCCGTCAAAGGTGTAGCTCACAGCAGAAGGGGCTTCCACGAGGATGTTTTCAATCTCTTCCTGAAGAATGCGGTTCAGCTCACCGGTGCCCATGTATTTATCCTTTGCCACCCGCTGCTCAATACGGTCAATGATCCGCACAGTGGTATCCACCCCCACATCTGCACTCACCAGTGCTTCCTCCAGGTTATCCAGCACTTCCTCGTCAACCGTATTTTTACCGGCAATTGCTTTACTTATTTTAGAAAGGAATCCTTCCTTGGTTTTTTGCAATCCCTGGTCAAGCGATTCTTTTTCCTTTTTACCAAACAGTTTTTTAAAAAGACTCATACTTATTTATAGGTTTATGGTTTGAGGTTGTTTTCCGGCAAAGATGCAACAACAATCAGGAACCGTCAAACTTCAAACAAAAAAACAAAAGCCATTCGTTATTGAAACGAACAGCTTTTCCAATATCATATTAAAGGCAGATTTATTTCTGAGCTAAAAAGTCTTTTACCTTCTCTTTATGCACAATCTGCTCTTTGAAAGTATAAGCGCCTGTTTTAGGGCTGCGGATCGCACGGATCACCTTCGTCCAGTTTTTAGACTCTGCTGCTGCTTTAGCATCTTTTACCTTCGCGTTCTTTGAAGCTGCTTTTGCCATTTTATAGTAATTTAAAAATGTGGGAATGTAGGAAATGTGGGAAATGTGAAATAAAGATCATTTACATATTTTCACACTTACGCATTTCACATTTAAATTATTTAATTTCCTTGTGAACCGTTACTTTCTTCAGAATAGGGTTGTATTTCTTCAACTCTAAACGTTCGGGGTTGTTCTTCTTGTTCTTTACGGTAATATACCGGCTGGTACCGGGCATGCCGCTGGTTTTATGCTCCGTGCATTCCAGTATTACCTGAACCCTGTTTCCTTTTGCTTTCTTAGCCATTGTATAATGCTTTTAACTGCTTTAGTTAGATTTTTTCGCCTTTAGCACGCAATTCCTTTACTACAGCGTATAAACCGTTTTTATTAATCGTACGGATAGCATCTGTAGATAACTTTAACGTGATCCATTTGTCTTCCTCAGCCAGGTAAAACTTCTTTTTTTGCAGATTCGGCAAAAAACGGCGTTTTGTCTTAATATTGGAGTGAGAAACCTTGTGGCCTCCAATTGGGGTTTTACCTGTAACCTGACATACTCTTGCCATAGTAAATAAAAATTTAGGAGTGCAAAGGTAAGTATTTAAAATGGCATTTAAGCATAATCTTTCAATTATTTTAAAAATACCTTTACAAAAGAGGTTATTCCTTAACAGCACATTGCGTCCTTTTCTTTTTCTTTAAAATAGATACCAACAGGGCGCCTGTTGTCGTCCCGGTCATAGCTTGAAAAAATAAAGCAGGTCCCGGAGCGGAACCAGCAAACAATTTCGTTACTTCACTGAAAATCACAGCGCTGTATGCAACCTTCTGCTCTTTGCACAGCCATTCCTCACTCCTGCCTGCCGGCATTAATGCTTCTGCCCGGAGCTCTATAACCACAACCATGCCCGCGCTTATCCAATAATGCCCATCAGACTTTAAAAAGTATTATCATCTTCTCCCTATAACTGCGAAGCGTTATTCCCTGAATGCCTGTACATTGAAATCAGCGAATGCGATGGTGCATTTTGCCCGTTGCCGTAATTCAACTAAATTCGCATTCTTACTATTAAAAATATTTTAATCATCTAAATAGCACATTTTATGGCATATGACGTAATAGTTGTAGGAAGTGGCCCGGGCGGATATGTAGCCGCTATACGCGCTTCACAACTGGGTTTAAAGACTGCAATTATTGAAAAAGAGAGCCTGGGAGGTATTTGCCTGAACTGGGGGTGTATCCCAACAAAAGCGTTGTTAAAAAGCGCACAGGTATTTAATGATATCCAGCATTCGCAGGAATATGGAATTGAAGCATCCGGCAAGCCCAATTTTGAAGCTATTGTAAAACGAAGCCGGGGTGCGGCAGACAAAATGAGTAAGGGTGTCCAGTTCCTGATGAAAAAAAATAAAATTGATGTGATCATGGGCTTTGGCACCCTGAAGGGTAAGGGCCAGATAGAGGTAAAGGGCGCAGACGGGAAAACAACATTGGTAGAAGGAAAGCATATTATTATAGCAACCGGTGGCCGGAGCCGCGAGCTGCCTGCATTAAAGCAGGATGGTAAAAAGATCATCGGCTACCGTGAAGCAATGGTATTGCCCCGGCAGCCCAAAAGCATGATCGTTGTAGGCAGTGGAGCTATCGGGGTAGAGTTTGGTTATTTTTACAACAGCCTCGGCACCAAAGTGACCATTGTGGAATTTTTGCCCAGGATAGTGCCTGTAGAAGATGAAGAGATCTCTAAAGAGCTGGAAAAGAACCTGAAAAAGCAAGGCATTACCATAATGACCGGCAGCGAAGTAACTTCTGTTGATACATCCGGCAATGGTGTAAAAGCAAAAGTAAAAACCCCAACGGGGGAAGCCATCCTGGAAGCCGACATCCTGCTAAGCGCTGTAGGTGTGGCTGCAAACATTGAAGGCATTGGCCTGGAAACAGCAGGTGTAAAAACAGACAAGGGCAAGATCGTTGTAGACAAATTTTACAAAACAAATGTAGAAGGCATTTATGCCATTGGCGACTGTGTTCCGGGGCAGGCCCTGGCGCACGTCGCATCAAAAGAAGCTATCATTTGTGTAGAGAACATTGCCTTTAATGAAAAGAAATACAAGCATCAGCCTGAAGCCCTGGATTATAATAATGTTCCGGGCTGTACCTACTGCTTCCCGGAAATAGCCAGTGCAGGCTTTACGGAAAAGGCGGCTAAGGATGCAGGCTATGAGATCAAAGTGGGCAAATTCCCCTTAACAGCAAGCGGAAAAGCCACAGCAGCCGGTCATACAGAAGGGTTTGTAAAAGTGATCTTTGATGCCAAATACGGCGAGTGGTTAGGCACGCACATGATCGGTTATAATGTAACGGAGATGATCGCCGAAACCGTTGTAGGCCGTAAACTGGAAACCACTTATCATGAAGTGCTGAACAGCATACATCCGCACCCAACCATTAGTGAAAGCGTAAAAGATGCCATTGAAGCGGCATATGGTGAAGCCATTCATTTATAATATTAAGATGGGTTTGTAACGCCTCCTCCTAACCGGGGAGGTTTTTTTATGGGTAAGCCTCAACACAAAAATACAGCGCCGGATAGTATCAGGGCTAACGACCCGGCAGCGGTGGGTGGCCGTTAAATAATTTTCTAAAAAAGTCAGAAAAAAATTTGACCCTTACCTTAGGTCATAGAATAGCTTTGCACCTGAAACATTGATCAAATCATTTTTGTGAAGCAACTCTCTGTAAAAGAACTGGCCAATGCCGCAGGCGTAACAGTGCGCACGTTACACGTTTACGACAAGACGGGTTTATTGAAACCTGCTATACGAACCGACAAGAAATACCGATACTACGGACAGGCAGAACTCTTAAGGCTGCAACAAATTCTTTTTTATAAAGAATTAGGATTAACACTTGCAGAGATCAGCTCGCTTTTGGATACACCGGATTTTGATGTAATAAAAGCGCTCACCGGGCATAAAAAGGCATTGCGCAAAAAACAGGCGCGCATTGCAAAAATGATCGCTACAATCGACAAAACCATTCTAAACTTAAAAGGTAAAATTAAAATGACACACAAGGAATTATATAATGGATTACCAAAGGAACAGGCCTTGCAATGGAGAAAAGAGGCCCTCGAAAAATGGCCGGGGCAGGTAAAACATTCGGAGAAAATGCTTTTGAATATGAGCAAAGCAGAATTTGCAGAACTTCAGGACAATTTCAGGCAAGTAAACAACCGCCTGGCGCTCCTGTCTGACGAAGACCCAAAAAGCGATCCGGTACAGCACGAGATCCGAAAGCACTATCAGTGCATTCTCAAATTCTGGGGTAAATCAAAAAATATAGCCACTGCGTATAAAGGCCTGGGCAGCTTATATGTTTCAGATAACCGGTATGCGATGATTAATGGCGAAGGCAGTCTCCGTTTTGCACAGTTCCTCAATGAAGCAATGAGCTACTTTGCAGACACTCAATTACAAAATAAATAAAGACTATAATTAGTTCAGAAACAAGACCGGCTGTTTTATATTCCGGCAGTTAAGAACCAAAATAATGGTTTGCCTGTTTGTTTTGCCCTCAAAACAATTTCAGAAACACAATTAGTTTTTGAACATCCACAACACGACTTTCCGC
This window encodes:
- a CDS encoding acyl-CoA dehydrogenase, whose amino-acid sequence is MNFQLSEEQQMIRQAARDFAQQECLPGVIERDEQQKFPREQIEKLADLGFMGMMVRPEYGGAGLDTISYVLAMEEISKVDASVSVCMSVNNSLVCYGLQEYGSEAQQQKYLKPLAQGKKDGQLYIGAFLLSEPEAGSDATSQQTTAEDKGDHYVINGTKNWITNGSSASVYLVMAQTDKAKGAKGINAFIVEKDWPGVTVAAKENKLGIRGSDTHTILFSDVKVPRENRIGEEGFGFKFAMKTLAGGRIGIASQALGIAGGAFERARDYARTRKSFGTEIMNHQAIAFKLADMALKIEAARLLCLKAAWEKDNHQDYSISSSMAKLYASETAMWAAIEAVQVHGGYGFVKEYHVERLMRDAKVTQIYEGTSEVQRIVISRGILQ
- the rpmG gene encoding 50S ribosomal protein L33; its protein translation is MAKKAKGNRVQVILECTEHKTSGMPGTSRYITVKNKKNNPERLELKKYNPILKKVTVHKEIK
- the ftsY gene encoding signal recognition particle-docking protein FtsY, producing the protein MSLFKKLFGKKEKESLDQGLQKTKEGFLSKISKAIAGKNTVDEEVLDNLEEALVSADVGVDTTVRIIDRIEQRVAKDKYMGTGELNRILQEEIENILVEAPSAVSYTFDGEMPAKPYIILVVGVNGVGKTTTIGKLAYNFKKAGKNVLLGAADTFRAAAVDQLTIWSERVGVPIVKQEMGSDPAAVAFDTAQSAMSRGSDVVIIDTAGRLHNKAHLMDELNKIKRVLQKFVPFAPHEVLLVLDGSTGQNALEQAKHFTAATDVTALAITKLDGTAKGGVVLAIADQFKIPVKFIGVGEKMEDLLVFDKHEFVDSLFSLK
- the rpmB gene encoding 50S ribosomal protein L28 — translated: MARVCQVTGKTPIGGHKVSHSNIKTKRRFLPNLQKKKFYLAEEDKWITLKLSTDAIRTINKNGLYAVVKELRAKGEKI
- a CDS encoding DUF4295 domain-containing protein, whose amino-acid sequence is MAKAASKNAKVKDAKAAAESKNWTKVIRAIRSPKTGAYTFKEQIVHKEKVKDFLAQK
- a CDS encoding MerR family transcriptional regulator, translated to MKQLSVKELANAAGVTVRTLHVYDKTGLLKPAIRTDKKYRYYGQAELLRLQQILFYKELGLTLAEISSLLDTPDFDVIKALTGHKKALRKKQARIAKMIATIDKTILNLKGKIKMTHKELYNGLPKEQALQWRKEALEKWPGQVKHSEKMLLNMSKAEFAELQDNFRQVNNRLALLSDEDPKSDPVQHEIRKHYQCILKFWGKSKNIATAYKGLGSLYVSDNRYAMINGEGSLRFAQFLNEAMSYFADTQLQNK
- the lpdA gene encoding dihydrolipoyl dehydrogenase; translation: MAYDVIVVGSGPGGYVAAIRASQLGLKTAIIEKESLGGICLNWGCIPTKALLKSAQVFNDIQHSQEYGIEASGKPNFEAIVKRSRGAADKMSKGVQFLMKKNKIDVIMGFGTLKGKGQIEVKGADGKTTLVEGKHIIIATGGRSRELPALKQDGKKIIGYREAMVLPRQPKSMIVVGSGAIGVEFGYFYNSLGTKVTIVEFLPRIVPVEDEEISKELEKNLKKQGITIMTGSEVTSVDTSGNGVKAKVKTPTGEAILEADILLSAVGVAANIEGIGLETAGVKTDKGKIVVDKFYKTNVEGIYAIGDCVPGQALAHVASKEAIICVENIAFNEKKYKHQPEALDYNNVPGCTYCFPEIASAGFTEKAAKDAGYEIKVGKFPLTASGKATAAGHTEGFVKVIFDAKYGEWLGTHMIGYNVTEMIAETVVGRKLETTYHEVLNSIHPHPTISESVKDAIEAAYGEAIHL